In Prunus dulcis chromosome 1, ALMONDv2, whole genome shotgun sequence, the following are encoded in one genomic region:
- the LOC117614850 gene encoding probable inactive DNA (cytosine-5)-methyltransferase DRM3 isoform X1 gives MTNYSNRKSSSEQECEKAIVPKEEILDFELPSDAAFSGHFGNNAASSSGSNTRSDLIGMGFLPSLVDKVIEQKGEGDVELLLEALLSHSGSQKSDSGSSDSLDSLFDDKDESSPPKVSNIIQPKEEPDLADGLDEGKRASLLMMNFSPNEVEFAIDKLGEDAPINDLVDFIIAAQVAVKLENDIGDSTTHGDEEKDEDANDEKLYGTMEKTLRLLEMGFSENQVSWAIEKFGSRAPIGDLADSIVAYQISDDCYKENKYSAHSNHSRTGVGSRFFATGSYDSVKVENEEFHPHTVSQSRDCNAANNSLGKRPKQEYNYDDSNVVPTAVPQFRAFRHVAFEEKRKGKRPRQEYVDNSNSFLDQTWMEEKVDPIIGNLEMSKPFKSNPCKSVNRMMAKPPYFFYGNIVNLAYDSWAKISQFLYGLEPEYVNTQLFSALNRREGYVHNLPTENRFHILPKPPMTVEDAIPHTKKWWPSWDTRKQLTCICSETSGISQLCDRLGRVLSDSRGLLSSEQQRDVLHQCRSLNLVWVGRYKLSPTEPEYLERILGYPLNHTQVAESSLTERLLSLKFCFQTDTLGYHLSALKSMYPGGLTVFSIFSGIGGAEVALHRLGISLKGVVSVETNATKRKILRRWWENTGQTGQLEQIEDVHKLTSTKLESLMKKFGGFDLIICQHPCSDSISKISPQSDSLPGFDFSLFYEFVRVLQRVRTMSERKR, from the exons ATGACAAATTACTCAAACAGAAAAAGTTCCTCGGAACAGGAATGTGAAAAAGCAATTGTGCCTAAAGAAGAGATCTTGGATTTCGAGTTGCCTTCTGATGCTGCATTCTCAGGGCATTTCGGG AACAATGCCGCGAGTTCATCTGGGAGTAATACGCGATCGGATTTGATTGGAATGGGATTTTTACCATCACTTGTAGACAAAGTGATTGAACAAAAGG GTGAAGGCGATGTAGAATTGTTATTGGAGGCACTTTTGTCGCATTCA GGTTCTCAAAAATCAGATTCTGGGTCATCAGATTCTCTGGATAGCTTATTTGATGACAAGGATGAAAGCAGTCCTCCGAAGGTTTCTAATATTATTCAACCAAAAGAG GAGCCTGATTTAGCTGATGGACTTGATGAGGGAAAAAGGGCATCCTTACTGATGATGAATTTTTCTCCAAATGAAGTTGAGTTTGCAATTGATAAGCTCG GTGAAGATGCTCCAATTAATGATTTGGTGGATTTTATCATTGCCGCTCAGGTAGCTGTGAAACTTGAAAATGATATAGGTGATAGTACAACTCATggtgatgaagaaaaagacgAG GATGCTAATGATGAAAAATTATATGGGACCATGGAGAAGACACTTCGTTTGCTTGAGATGGGTTTCTCTGAGAACCAAGTTTCTTGGGCAATCGAAAAGTTTG GTTCAAGAGCTCCAATTGGAGATCTTGCAGACTCAATCGTTGCATATCAAATTTCTGATGACtgttataaagaaaataag TACTCGGCCCATTCAAACCATTCACGCACTGGAGTGGGTTCTAGGTTTTTTGCTACAGGATCATATGATTCAGTTAaagttgaaaatgaagaatttCATCCGCATACAGTTTCTCAATCAAGGGATTGCAATGCAGCAAACAATTCTTTAGGAAAGAGGCCTAAGCAAGAGTATAATTATGATGATTCAAATGTTGTTCCAACCGCAGTTCCTCAGTTTAGGGCGTTTAGACATGTTGCTTTCGAAGAAAAACGTAAAGGGAAAAGGCCAAGACAAGAGTATGTTGATAATTCAAACTCTTTCCTTGACCAAACATGGATGGAAGAAAAAGTTGACCCTATAATTGGCAATCTTGAAATGTCAAAACCTTTCAAAAGCAATCCTTGCAAGAGTGTGAATCGAATGATGGCTAAACCTCCATATTTCTTTTATGGAAATATTGTGAATTTAGCATATGATTCCTGGGCAAAAATTTCTCAGTTCTTATATGGGCTGGAACCTGAATACGTGAATACTCAATTATTTTCAGCCTTGAATAGAAGGGAAGGCTATGTACACAACCTCCCAACTGAGAACAGGTTTCACATCCTTCCAAAGCCACCAATGACCGTTGAGGATGCAATACCACATACAAAGAAATGGTGGCCTTCGTGGGATACAAGGAAGCAATTGACTTGCATCTGTTCTGAAACTAGTGGCATATCTCAGCTTTGTGATAGGCTTGGAAGGGTACTTTCTGATTCTCGTGGATTGCTCTCATCTGAGCAGCAGAGAGACGTCCTTCATCAATGTCGTTCATTAAATCTTGTGTGGGTTGGACGATACAAGCTGAGCCCCACAGAACCTGAATATTTAGAACGTATCCTAGGCTACCCATTGAATCACACTCAAGTTGCTGAGAGTAGTTTAACAGAAAGACTTCTTTCACTCAAATTTTGCTTTCAGACAGACACATTGGGTTATCATCTCTCTGCGTTGAAATCTATGTACCCAGGAGGATTAACAGTGTTCTCAATTTTCAGTGGAATCGGTGGAGCAGAAGTTGCTTTACATAGGCTTGGCATTAGTTTGAAAGGTGTTGTATCTGTGGAGACCAATGCAACAAAAAGGAAGATTCTAAGAAGGTGGTGGGAGAATACTGGACAAACTGGGCAACTGGagcaaattgaagatgttCATAAGCTGACAAGCACCAAACTTGAAAGTCTGATGAAGAAATTTGgtggttttgatttgattatcTGTCAGCACCCATGCAGTGACTCAATCTCTAAGATTTCTCCACAGAGTGACAGTCTCCCAGGTTTTGACTTCTCCTTGTTTTATGAGTTTGTTCGTGTTTTGCAACGTGTAAGAACTATGTCAGAAAGAAAGAGGTGA
- the LOC117630809 gene encoding DEAD-box ATP-dependent RNA helicase 46-like → MATAEPAGPRYAPDDPTLPNPWKGLIDGSTGLLYYWNPETNITQYEKPASLPPPLPPGPPPATTTPKLAATPVPHSMPPNGVVSQDGPQITQAPQQQGTQVGQFSQQHGHLMTQQMNPLVTSFAQQQVAQAGQQQGSQLGQAMQKHGQMMQHPSQQMPQAQVHQGQQMPQQVGQQMPQQVGQQTPQSQGSQMAQAQVHQFAHQQLHYTPYQQSIPPQGQQSSQQQTLHSAQGQPLANQQEYKATFHQREDDDFQQRNQVGFSPSRFQPAGASSVQNLPAGTNSVQMPQRAVHLGQPQQFGGPLGSMQHPSSFGHLQQPGTDLVHHQHGSRFQSQMDPAMIHSQQSNAPPVGLRMGHENNFHGRGGNDYYFNSNNEGPTGPQQPKLAAIPVARSQQEMSMSGGPFQNATPGHASALNTMAGHSVHNLYSHATGGPPFPNNSLVKSPYVGSTSVTSLTPVEVYRQQHEVTATGDNVPAPFMTFEDTGFPPEILREIYAAGFASPTPIQAQTWPIALQSRDIVAIAKTGSGKTLGYLMPAFILLRQSRNNSQNGPTVLVLAPTRELATQIQDEVLKFGRASRVSCTCLYGGAPKGPQLKELDRGADIVVATPGRLNDILEMKKIDFGQVSLLVLDEADRMLDMGFEPQIRKIVNEIPPRRQTLMYTATWPKEVRKIAGDLLVNPVQVNIGSVDELAANKSITQYVEVVPQMEKQRRLEQILRSQERGSKVIVFCSTKRLCDQLARSIGRNFGAAAIHGDKSQGERDWVLNQFRSGKSPILVATDVAARGLDIKDIRVVVNYDFPSGVEDYVHRIGRTGRAGATGLSYTFFSEQDWKYAADLIKVLEGANQQVPPEVRDIALRGGPGFGRDRSAMSRFDSGGPGNGGGGRWDSGGRGGMRDGGFGGRGGMRDGGFGGRGGDMRDGNFGGRSGPRDGAVGGRGGGSDFFSGRGNRGRGFGGPGGGNVGWGRNDRGPQDRYNSMDGRGRGGRGRGRFDNRIDFPDRSRGRSYSRSPERVRTWDISRSRSRSRSRSRSRRSRSWTRSRSRSRSWSRGRSRSRSHSRSRSRSRNRSRSPSYERYERPPRVSKFDVKDPVPESVAPPKSGMSPMPPGTEVNASPYTKPVGELPVAEETELMHKQQLEETLADTQ, encoded by the exons ATGGCAACAGCAGAGCCAGCTGGTCCACGATATGCGCCAGATGATCCTACACTTCCAAATCCTTGGAAGGGTTTGATTGATGGTAGCACGGGTTTGTTATACTACTGGAACCCTGAAACCAACATTACCCAGTATGAAAAGCCAGCTTCTTTGCCTCCACCTTTGCCACCCGGCCCACCTCCTGCTACTACCACACCAAAGCTGGCTGCAACTCCCGTTCCTCATTCAATGCCACCAAATGGAGTGGTGTCTCAGGATGGCCCGCAGATAACACAAGCTCCACAACAGCAGGGAACGCAAGTGGGCCAATTTTCTCAACAGCATGGACATCTAATGACACAACAGATGAATCCCCTTGTGACATCATTTGCTCAACAGCAGGTGGCTCAAGCTGGACAACAACAGGGTTCACAATTGGGACAGGCCATGCAAAAGCATGGGCAAATGATGCAGCATCCAAGTCAGCAAATGCCCCAGGCACAAGTGCATCAAGGGCAGCAAATGCCTCAGCAAGTGGGGCAGCAAATGCCTCAGCAAGTGGGGCAGCAAACACCACAGAGTCAAGGTTCACAAATGGCTCAGGCACAAGTGCACCAATTTGCACATCAGCAACTGCATTATACGCCTTATCAGCAAAGCATTCCTCCCCAAGGACAGCAAAGTTCACAGCAGCAGACTCTGCATAGCGCACAAGGGCAACCACTGGCAAATCAACAAGAATATAAAGCCACATTCCACCAGAGGGAGGACGATGATTTTCAACAAAGAAATCAAGTTGGTTTTTCTCCATCCCGGTTTCAACCAGCAGGTGCCTCATCGGTGCAGAATCTTCCTGCTGGGACCAATTCTGTACAAATGCCACAGAGGGCTGTACATCTTGGTCAACCCCAACAATTTGGTGGCCCTTTGGGCAGCATGCAACATCCTTCGTCTTTTGGTCACCTGCAGCAACCAGGGACTGATTTGGTTCACCATCAACATGGCTCTAGGTTCCAAAGTCAAATGGACCCAGCAATGATACATAGTCAGCAGTCTAATGCACCTCCTGTTGGATTAAGAATGGGTCATGAAAATAATTTCCACGGTAGAGGAGGGAATGACTATTACTTTAATAGTAATAATGAAGGGCCAACAGGTCCTCAGCAGCCCAAGCTTGCAGCTATTCCGGTGGCAAGAAGTCAGCAG GAGATGAGTATGAGTGGTGGCCCATTTCAAAATGCTACACCTGGTCATGCCAGTGCATTGAATACCATGGCAGGTCATTCTGTGCATAACTTGTACAGTCATGCAACAGGTGGTCCACCATTCCCAAATAATTCTCTGGTGAAGTCTCCTTATGTCGGATCTACAAGTGTTACTAGTCTCACACCTGTTGAAGTTTATCGTCAGCAACATGAAGTTACTGCAACG GGTGACAATGTTCCTGCACCGTTCATGACATTTGAAGACACTGGTTTTCCTCCTGAGATATTGAGAGAG ATTTATGCTGCTGGGTTCGCATCTCCCACACCAATCCAGGCACAAACATGGCCAATTGCTCTTCAAAGTAGGGATATAGTGGCAATTGCAAAAACTGGTTCTGGAAAAACTTTGGGCTATTTGATGCCTGCCTTCATTCTTCTTAGACAATCCCGTAATAATTCTCAGAATGGCCCAACAGTCTTGGTTTTGGCCCCAACACGGGAGCTTGCAACACAAATACAAGATGAGGTTTTGAAATTTGGGCGAGCTTCAAGGGTATCCTGCACG TGCTTGTATGGTGGAGCTCCAAAAGGCCCTCAGCTGAAAGAATTAGATCGTGGAGCAGATATAGTTGTCGCAACACCCGGTCGACTGAATGACATACtggaaatgaagaaaattgattttgggCAAGTTTCTCTACTTGTACTTGATGAGGCAGATCGAATGCTTGACATGGGTTTTGAACCTCAAATCCGTAAAATCGTGAACGAAATACCCCCACGCAGACAAACTCTTATGTACACTGCAACATGGCCCAAAGAAGTAAGAAAAATAGCAGGTGATCTTCTTGTTAATCCTGTCCAGGTGAATATTGGCAGTGTTGATGAGCTTGCAGCCAACAAGTCAATTACACag TATGTTGAAGTTGTCCCACAAATGGAGAAGCAGAGGCGCCTGGAGCAGATCCTTAGATCCCAGGAACGGGGTTCTAAggttattgttttttgttccACAAAGAGGTTGTGCGATCAGCTTGCACGTAGTATTGGACGCAACTTTGGGGCTGCTGCAATTCATGGGGACAAGTCTCAAGGTGAGAGAGACTGGGTTTTAAATCAGTTCCGAAGTGGAAAGTCTCCAATATTGGTTGCCACTGATGTTGCTGCCCGTGGGCTTGACATCAAAGATATAAG GGTGGTGGTTAACTATGATTTCCCTTCTGGGGTTGAAGATTATGTTCACCGGATTGGAAGAACTGGGAGGGCTGGGGCAACTGGGTTGTCGTACACCTTTTTCTCTGAGCAAGATTGGAAATATGCAGCTGATTTGATAAAAGTTCTGGAGGGAGCTAACCAGCAAGTGCCCCCGGAGGTGCGAGATATTGCTCTGCGTGGTGGGCCTGGTTTTGGAAGGGATAGGAGTGCGATGAGCCGTTTTGATTCTGGTGGGCCTGGGAATGGAGGTGGAGGCCGTTGGGATTCTGGCGGCCGTGGTGGCATGAGGGATGGAGGTTTTGGTGGTCGTGGTGGCATGAGGGATGGGGGTTTTGGGGGTCGTGGTGGTGACATGAGGGATGGCAACTTTGGAGGCCGCAGTGGCCCTAGAGATGGTGCAGTTGGTGGCCGCGGTGGGGGAAGCGATTTCTTTTCTGGGCGTGGAAACAGGGGACGGGGATTTGGTGGTCCTGGTGGTGGTAATGTTGGTTGGGGTAGAAATGACCGTGGCCCACAAGATAGGTACAACAGTATGGATGGGCGTGGGCGAGGGGGACGTGGACGGGGACGATTTGATAATAGAATCGATTTTCCTGATAGGAGCAGAGGCAGAAGCTATAGCCGTAGCCCTGAAAGAGTTCGAACATGGGATATtagcagaagcagaagcagaagccGAAGCCGCAGCAGGAGTCGTAGAAGCAGAAGCTGGACCAGGAGTCGTAGTCGTAGTCGGAGCTGGTCACGTGGCCGTAGTCGCAGCCGCAGCCACAGCCGTAGCCGGAGTCGTAGTCGTAACCGAAGTCGAAGCCCCAGTTATGAGAGATATGAGAGGCCTCCACGTGTTTCGAAATTTGATGTCAAAGATCCTGTTCCTGAATCTGTGGCTCCACCTAAATCAGGAATGTCTCCTATGCCCCCAGGCACAGAAGTCAATGCATCCCCATACACGAAGCCTGTTGGGGAGCTGCCAGTGGCTGAGGAGACTGAGCTAATGCATAAACAGCAGCTGGAGGAGACCCTTGCCGACACTCAGTGA
- the LOC117614850 gene encoding probable inactive DNA (cytosine-5)-methyltransferase DRM3 isoform X2, translating to MMNFSPNEVEFAIDKLGEDAPINDLVDFIIAAQVAVKLENDIGDSTTHGDEEKDEDANDEKLYGTMEKTLRLLEMGFSENQVSWAIEKFGSRAPIGDLADSIVAYQISDDCYKENKYSAHSNHSRTGVGSRFFATGSYDSVKVENEEFHPHTVSQSRDCNAANNSLGKRPKQEYNYDDSNVVPTAVPQFRAFRHVAFEEKRKGKRPRQEYVDNSNSFLDQTWMEEKVDPIIGNLEMSKPFKSNPCKSVNRMMAKPPYFFYGNIVNLAYDSWAKISQFLYGLEPEYVNTQLFSALNRREGYVHNLPTENRFHILPKPPMTVEDAIPHTKKWWPSWDTRKQLTCICSETSGISQLCDRLGRVLSDSRGLLSSEQQRDVLHQCRSLNLVWVGRYKLSPTEPEYLERILGYPLNHTQVAESSLTERLLSLKFCFQTDTLGYHLSALKSMYPGGLTVFSIFSGIGGAEVALHRLGISLKGVVSVETNATKRKILRRWWENTGQTGQLEQIEDVHKLTSTKLESLMKKFGGFDLIICQHPCSDSISKISPQSDSLPGFDFSLFYEFVRVLQRVRTMSERKR from the exons ATGATGAATTTTTCTCCAAATGAAGTTGAGTTTGCAATTGATAAGCTCG GTGAAGATGCTCCAATTAATGATTTGGTGGATTTTATCATTGCCGCTCAGGTAGCTGTGAAACTTGAAAATGATATAGGTGATAGTACAACTCATggtgatgaagaaaaagacgAG GATGCTAATGATGAAAAATTATATGGGACCATGGAGAAGACACTTCGTTTGCTTGAGATGGGTTTCTCTGAGAACCAAGTTTCTTGGGCAATCGAAAAGTTTG GTTCAAGAGCTCCAATTGGAGATCTTGCAGACTCAATCGTTGCATATCAAATTTCTGATGACtgttataaagaaaataag TACTCGGCCCATTCAAACCATTCACGCACTGGAGTGGGTTCTAGGTTTTTTGCTACAGGATCATATGATTCAGTTAaagttgaaaatgaagaatttCATCCGCATACAGTTTCTCAATCAAGGGATTGCAATGCAGCAAACAATTCTTTAGGAAAGAGGCCTAAGCAAGAGTATAATTATGATGATTCAAATGTTGTTCCAACCGCAGTTCCTCAGTTTAGGGCGTTTAGACATGTTGCTTTCGAAGAAAAACGTAAAGGGAAAAGGCCAAGACAAGAGTATGTTGATAATTCAAACTCTTTCCTTGACCAAACATGGATGGAAGAAAAAGTTGACCCTATAATTGGCAATCTTGAAATGTCAAAACCTTTCAAAAGCAATCCTTGCAAGAGTGTGAATCGAATGATGGCTAAACCTCCATATTTCTTTTATGGAAATATTGTGAATTTAGCATATGATTCCTGGGCAAAAATTTCTCAGTTCTTATATGGGCTGGAACCTGAATACGTGAATACTCAATTATTTTCAGCCTTGAATAGAAGGGAAGGCTATGTACACAACCTCCCAACTGAGAACAGGTTTCACATCCTTCCAAAGCCACCAATGACCGTTGAGGATGCAATACCACATACAAAGAAATGGTGGCCTTCGTGGGATACAAGGAAGCAATTGACTTGCATCTGTTCTGAAACTAGTGGCATATCTCAGCTTTGTGATAGGCTTGGAAGGGTACTTTCTGATTCTCGTGGATTGCTCTCATCTGAGCAGCAGAGAGACGTCCTTCATCAATGTCGTTCATTAAATCTTGTGTGGGTTGGACGATACAAGCTGAGCCCCACAGAACCTGAATATTTAGAACGTATCCTAGGCTACCCATTGAATCACACTCAAGTTGCTGAGAGTAGTTTAACAGAAAGACTTCTTTCACTCAAATTTTGCTTTCAGACAGACACATTGGGTTATCATCTCTCTGCGTTGAAATCTATGTACCCAGGAGGATTAACAGTGTTCTCAATTTTCAGTGGAATCGGTGGAGCAGAAGTTGCTTTACATAGGCTTGGCATTAGTTTGAAAGGTGTTGTATCTGTGGAGACCAATGCAACAAAAAGGAAGATTCTAAGAAGGTGGTGGGAGAATACTGGACAAACTGGGCAACTGGagcaaattgaagatgttCATAAGCTGACAAGCACCAAACTTGAAAGTCTGATGAAGAAATTTGgtggttttgatttgattatcTGTCAGCACCCATGCAGTGACTCAATCTCTAAGATTTCTCCACAGAGTGACAGTCTCCCAGGTTTTGACTTCTCCTTGTTTTATGAGTTTGTTCGTGTTTTGCAACGTGTAAGAACTATGTCAGAAAGAAAGAGGTGA
- the LOC117613883 gene encoding YTH domain-containing protein ECT4-like has product MEMYNVPEHANDEVYMIQGMEQNLHFTTPFEQVEAMYNEGAPEYVVDQGLYYPAATNYGYYCTGFESPGEWEDHRRIFGVDGPDIQYTGAQNESLPFVYYTPSYGYAQSPYNPYNPYIPGAMIGVDGQQYCTVPPYQNSVSSPAYIPHVVQPDVVPNSSPDSLFDNGTSINRPDGRGVKYNLNSASGGFPNTPKSSANQMSPLTKVSEGSRGNGPSKHAVTHGSVVSGRFSTPASSHVHQVRSASGSISPVDNLPNGKVLPNHNQLKVEIPVGNGLSNFGSIAQGRGPVGKLRPKFNVGRALNDVHGGLEALGEQNCGPRINRLKNQIAVKAYTTKAGDCNAQGNIIIRTDQYNKDELPVDYVDAKFFVIKSYSEDDVHKSIKYNVWSSTPHGNKKLNSAYEDALRIAAGKPRGCPIFLFFSVNASGQFCGVAEMGGPVDFNKDMDFWQQDKWSGSFPVKWHIIKDVPNTSFRHIVLENNENKPVTNSRDTQEIMYKKGLEMLKIFKNHTLKTSLLDDFMYYEERQKFMQEERSRLLVRSFESPFLVTGLAPPRKLNSVGDDANNSKKTLVPSSAQVSSNFGVTNTSITNGHAEKKAPEAKDDAVSTLKIGSLTINRKQVDSKSSAAAATNAKSFDVVTVGSMPVRVNGFAESLGNLTVGTIPLDPRALQLEDGSLIKKGDQQK; this is encoded by the exons ATGGAAATGTATAATGTTCCCGAACATGCGAATGATGAGGTTTATATG ATTCAAGGCATGGAACAAAACCTGCATTTTACAACTCCCTTTGAACAAGTTGAAGCTATGTACAATGAAGGAGCCCCTGAGTATGTTGTTGATCAGGGCTTGTATTATCCGGCTGCCACCAACTATGGGTATTACTGTACAG GATTTGAATCACCCGGTGAATGGGAGGACCACCGAAGGATTTTTGGCGTAGATGGTCCGGATATCCAGTACACG GGTGCACAAAATGAAAGTTTGCCTTTTGTATATTATACACCTAGCTATGGATATGCACAGTCTCCATACAACCCATACAATCCTTACATACCTGGTGCTATGATAGGTGTTGATGGCCAACAGTATTGCACCGTCCCCCCTTATCAAAACTCTGTCTCTTCACCTGCTTATATCCCTCATGTTGTTCAACCTGATGTCGTTCCCAATAGTTCACCTGACTCATTGTTTGATAATGGAACATCAATTAATAGACCTGATGGAAGAGGGGTCAAATATAACTTAAATTCAGCTTCTGGAGGCTTCCCTAACACCCCCAAGTCCTCTGCAAATCAGATGAGTCCCTTGACAAAGGTATCAGAAGGTTCAAGAGGTAATGGACCGAGCAAGCATGCTGTTACACATGGCAGTGTTGTGTCTGGTCGTTTTTCAACCCCAGCCTCATCACATGTTCATCAG GTTAGAAGTGCATCCGGCTCAATTTCGCCCGTGGATAACCTTCCAAATGGGAAAGTTTTGCCTAATCATAATCAATTGAAGGTCGAAATCCCTGTTGGTAATGGCTTGTCAAACTTCGGATCTATTGCTCAAGGACGGGGTCCCGTGGGTAAGCTTCGGCCAAAGTTTAATGTTGGCAGGGCCTTGAATGATGTACATGGTGGCCTAGAGGCTTTGGGTGAGCAGAATTGTGGTCCTAGAATCAATAGGTTAAAAAACCAAATAGCTGTTAAAGCCTACACGACTAAGGCAGGAGATTGTAATGCTCAAGGGAACATCATTATTCGTACTGATCAGTATAACAAGGATGAACTGCCTGTTGACTATGTGGATGCaaaattttttgtaataaaatcATACAGTGAGGATGATGTTCACAAGAGCATCAAATACAATGTTTGGTCATCTACACCCCATGGCAACAAGAAACTCAATAGTGCTTATGAAGATGCCCTAAGAATAGCTGCTGGAAAACCTAGAGGCTGTCCtatcttccttttcttttct GTTAATGCAAGTGGTCAATTCTGTGGCGTCGCAGAGATGGGTGGCCCGGTTGACTTCAACAAGGATATGGACTTTTGGCAGCAAGATAAATGGAGTGGGAGCTTCCCTGTTAAGTGGCACATCATTAAAGATGTGCCAAACACCAGTTTCAGGCACATTGTATTAGAGAACAATGAAAACAAGCCGGTGACTAATAGCAGGGATACACAAGAG ATCATGTATAAGAAAGGCTTGGAGATGTTGAAAATATTCAAGAATCACACATTGAAGACATCTTTACTTGATGACTTTATGTACTATGAAGAGCGTCAGAAATTCATGCAGGAAGAGAGAAGCAGGTTACTTGTTAGAAGTTTTGAAAGTCCATTTCTAGTAACGGGTTTGGCTCCCCCCCGCAAGCTAAACTCTGTGGGTGATGATGCAAACAACTCGAAAAAGACTCTTGTCCCTTCTTCTGCGCAGGTTTCCTCTAACTTTGGTGTTACAAACACAAGTATTACGAATGGACATGCTGAGAAAAAGGCACCTGAAGCAAAAGATGATGCTGTATCTACCTTAAAAATTGGTTCACTCACTATTAATCGAAAGCAGGTGGACTCAAAATCttcagctgctgctgctactAACGCCAAAAGCTTTGATGTTGTTACTGTAGGTTCAATGCCTGTTAGAGTTAATGGATTTGCTGAATCCTTGGGTAATTTAACAGTTGGAACTATCCCTCTTGATCCTAGAGCATTACAACTAGAGGATGGTTCTCTTATCAAAAAGGGGGATCAACAGAAATGA